The nucleotide window GGCATCAAATCCGGCAATAGGTACCATGACCTCGGCATGTTCAATATTATTGATTTCTGCCACTTGAGAGCCCGCCGTAATGTACTGGCCCACACCAATATTGCGCGATACGACCAAAGCATCGTAAGGCGCTTCCACTTCGGTATTTTCCAGATCGCGATTGGCACGACGCAGCCCCGCCTGAGCTGATTTGACGCGGGCCTCTGCACTCAATACTTGAGGAATGCGCAGATAAAGGTCGGAAACTTGTGTGTCTTTGATTTTCTTGGCTTGGCGCTCTGCCACTTTGGCTTTTGCGCGCTCTTCGATGAGAGTCGCTTGAGCCTGTGCGAGCTCGGCTTGAGCTTGCAGAACGGCGGCTTGATAGTCGTCTTTCTCAATGGTAAATAGCACTTCACCACGTTTGACCACCCCGCCTGAAACAAAATTAGGATGCCAACTGGTCACCTCTCCAGAGACTTGAGTGGAGAGTGCTGTACGCTCTAACGGGACGACTTCTCCAAAGCTTGAAATCTGCACTTGATGAGTCTGTGCTTGCAAGATTTGTGTTTTAACGCGCGGCGTCGTGTCGAGTACTTTTTGCGTATCTATCTCCGGGGCGGTTGATTGCACCCAGAAATAGCCACCAGCGGCCACACCTAAAATAGCGAAGGGGAGTATCCATTTAATACTGCGCTTGAACATAGTTTCCCTTTTTTGTTCTCTAGCCTGTAGTTATTGTACGCATATTAGCCGGCAGAAACTGTAACGTTTCATCATCTTTTTTGACCCACATCGACTTCTTGTTACTGCAAACTGTGACATTTCAATTACGTTGTCCCTAGAAAGCAAAATCCCCGCTTTCGCGGGGATTGTCATCACTCATTACAACTCTACTGGGCAATAAAGCCATCGCATTTGGCAGCACAGATAAAATCATTCTGATGCAAACCTTTAATCGAGTGGCTCCACCAAGTCACTGTTACCTTGCCCCACTCCAGAACAATCGAAGGATGATGAAATTCATCTTCGGCCAGCTCTGCCACCTGATTTGAGAACGCCCAAGCGAGTTTGAAGTTTTTGAACTTATACTGTTTCTCTAGTTGTGGGATGCCATCACGTACCACAATTTGCCAGTCATTTAGTTCTGTAAGTAACTGCTGTTGTTCATCTTTACCTAGTGCAATCGCGTCACTGCTGCATGCTTCGCAGCGTAGTTCGTTAAGCATGAGTTATGTCCTTTGGTTCAAAAAGTGGTGGAAGCAAGCCAGATTCCATGGCGTGTGCCACATCGAGACTGAGATCTTGCTGTTTCAGTTCGTATAGCTGGCGGATATCATCTAGCACAAAATAGGTCGGCTGCATGATATCTATTCGGTAAGGCGTTCTGAGCACATTGTCGATGTTGAACGCTTGGCGAAGCGGCCTTTCGTCATCCAGCGCATACAGCGTTTCACCCGGTGATGACAAAATACCCCCTCCATAAATCTTCAAATCACCGTTTTGCTCGACCAATCCAAACTCGACCGTAAACCAATACAGCCTAGCCAAATAGACTCTTTGTTTACTGCTCGCCTGATACCCCAACTGACCATAGTGCTGCGTAAAATCCGCAAAGTCTGGGTTGGTAAGCATGGCACAATGGCCAAATATCTCGTGGAAAAAGTCGGGCTCTTGCAGATAGTCAAATTCCTCGCGTGACCGCAGAAACGTGGCGACGGGGAACTTGCGTGACGCTAACAATGCGAAGAAACGATCAAAGTCGATGAGTGCCGGCACCGGCTCGACTTGCCAGCCCGTTTCACGCTGCAATACCTGGTTGATCTCGGTAAGTTGCGGCGCTCTATCTAAAGGTAGATCAAGCAGTTCCAACCCGCGTAAATACTCTTTACACGCTCGATCCTGAACGAGATCCAGTTGGCGCTCGACAAGGTCGTGCCAAATACGATTTTCTTCTTCGCTCCAATCAATTAACCCCTGTTCATTCACAGGGTTAGATACATACTGAGTCATGCCATTTCCTTTAACAAGCTCTTTACATTAAGACTATGTGTTCGGGTATCCGCTGACAATAACTGAGCCAAACCAGCCTTGTGAACTACGTGTAACATAAATTTTACAATTGTATATTTTTAGCTTTAAATTCAGTTAATTGAAATTTTCCAGCAAGTTTGACTTCATCACACATTCAACCAAAACTTACAGTCAGGACAACTTCAGCCTTGAGTGTAGATAAAATGTTAACACCCCCTAATTCACGCCATCCCATGTGGATCCCTAAACCAAACACGGTATCCAGCAGTCGCATGCAACAATTCATCGAGGCGCTTGATCCTCTGCCGCAAGCGATAACCGATTATCAGCAGTTGCACCAATGGACGCTGGAAAACCCAGAGCACTTTTGGCAACGCGTGTGGGACTTTTGTGGCGTTGTTGGTTCACGACAAGGTCCAGTATCAGCCCTTGGAGACCCTGTTTGGCAAAGCACGGTTCCGACAAGAGACACCCTTTGGTTTCCTGAATCACGTTTAAACTATGCAGAGAACTTGCTGACTTATGGCGAGAAAAACCCAGAAAACATTGCCATCTTGTTTCAAAACGAGACAGGTCATGTCGAACAATACACGTGGGGAAAACTGCACCAGCATGTCTCAATCATGCAGCAGTGGCTTCGGGGAGCAGACGTGGGAGAAGGCGACGTTGTCGCTGGCTACCTTCCCCATTCACCTTATGCTGTTATCGCTATGCTCGCCGCGACAAGCTTAGGCGCAATTTGGACCTCCACTTCACCCGACTTTGGCTCAGAAAGTGTGATCGAACGTTTTGGTCAGGTGAAGCCAAAAGTGCTGTTTTGCGTGGATGGTTACCAGTTTGGTGGCAAAGCGTTTTCTATGAAAGATAAAAACGATGCCATCTGTCATGCCATCGACGCCATCACGCACGTATGTACGATCGCCTATCAACACCTTGGCCAGAGCGAGCCACCACAAAACGTCACCGTCGAATCGAACGCAAGCAATATCCTTCGTGTTGACTGGGATTCGGTGCTGAAAGACTTTCAAAGCGAACCCGTTCACTTTCATCGTGTACCGTTTAACTCACCTCTGTTCATCCTCTATTCGTCAGGAACAACAGGCAAACCTAAGTGCATTGTTCACTCAGTGGGCGGCATTACCCTCAATCATCTTAAAGAGCATCAACTTCACTGTGATGTTCGCGCCGACGACCGC belongs to Vibrio sp. 10N and includes:
- a CDS encoding efflux RND transporter periplasmic adaptor subunit, with translation MFKRSIKWILPFAILGVAAGGYFWVQSTAPEIDTQKVLDTTPRVKTQILQAQTHQVQISSFGEVVPLERTALSTQVSGEVTSWHPNFVSGGVVKRGEVLFTIEKDDYQAAVLQAQAELAQAQATLIEERAKAKVAERQAKKIKDTQVSDLYLRIPQVLSAEARVKSAQAGLRRANRDLENTEVEAPYDALVVSRNIGVGQYITAGSQVAEINNIEHAEVMVPIAGFDAPFLPKDIEGVKAKIIAKGRIEAVREGKIVRDLGVVDSATRMVNMVIRIEDPYGLQSDETPLPFGSYVEVQFNGRQVQALFKVPQELVIDERVWVVDPDDKLIPKPVHVLREEQANFFIDAGIENGDELVLTVPEFPQIGMAIIRVNDKADVLVQQGEASE
- a CDS encoding 4a-hydroxytetrahydrobiopterin dehydratase, producing the protein MLNELRCEACSSDAIALGKDEQQQLLTELNDWQIVVRDGIPQLEKQYKFKNFKLAWAFSNQVAELAEDEFHHPSIVLEWGKVTVTWWSHSIKGLHQNDFICAAKCDGFIAQ
- the phhA gene encoding phenylalanine 4-monooxygenase, whose translation is MTQYVSNPVNEQGLIDWSEEENRIWHDLVERQLDLVQDRACKEYLRGLELLDLPLDRAPQLTEINQVLQRETGWQVEPVPALIDFDRFFALLASRKFPVATFLRSREEFDYLQEPDFFHEIFGHCAMLTNPDFADFTQHYGQLGYQASSKQRVYLARLYWFTVEFGLVEQNGDLKIYGGGILSSPGETLYALDDERPLRQAFNIDNVLRTPYRIDIMQPTYFVLDDIRQLYELKQQDLSLDVAHAMESGLLPPLFEPKDITHA